The following is a genomic window from Desulforhopalus sp..
AGGGCTGCGGGTCTGGCACGGTTTCTTCGGCGCTGGGACGGTGACCGAGATCATGGACAGGAAGCAGGGGCGCCTGAAGGTGGAATTTGAGGATCATGGCAAGACCATCCTCCTTGCCGCCTACGCCCGTCTGCAATCCTTGTAACGAAGAACCTTAGGGTTGCACAGCGCAGTGGCAGGGGTGCACCAACCCATCAATCGTTTAAATTCCCAGATAGGCCTTCTGGATATCGCTGTTGCTTGCCAGGGACTGGGCGGTTCCGGCAAAGACGATCCGGCCGTTTTCGATAACATATCCCCGGTGGGCGATCTTCAAGGCCTGGTTGGCGTTTTGTTCGACAAGGAAGATGGTGGTGCGGTTTTCGGCATTGATCTGTTTGATGATCTCGAAGATCTGTTTGATCACCAGCGGCGCCAGCCCCATGGATGGTTCATCGAGCAGCAGCAGCTTGGGGCGGGCCATCAGAGCCCGGGACATGGCCAGCATCTGCTGCTGACCGCCGCTCAGGGTGCCGCCCTCCTGTTTTCGCCGCTCGGCAAGGATAGGAAAGAGCGAGAAGACATAGTCGAGGTCGCGTTTAATCTCTTTTTTATCGTTACGCAGGAAGGCGCCCATGTCGAGGTTTTCCTGAACGCTCAGCTGGGGAAAGATATGGCGTCCTTCGGGGACCTGGCTGATACCCATCCGGACGATGGCGTCGGGGGTTTCCTTATGGATCTCCCGCCCCTGATAGAGGATTCTCCCGCCCCGGGCTGGCACGACCCCGGAGATGGTCATCAATGTCGTGCTTTTGCCTGCCCCATTGGCGCCGATCAGGGTGATGATCTCGCCTTCGTTGATGTCGATGCTCATCTCCTTGATGGCCAGGATGTTGCCGTAACCGGCCTGTACGTTTTCCAGTTTAAGCATCGACGTCCTCACCTAAATAGGCCTTGATCACCGCCGGGTTGGCACGTATCTCGGAAGGAGTTCCCTCGGCGATTTTCCTGCCGTAGTCCATGACGAAGATCCGGTCCGACAGGCTCATCACCAGCTTCATGTCATGTTCGATGAGCAGGATGGCATGGCCGTCGGCGGAGATTTCCCGGATCAGGGTATCCAGCTCGTGGGTTTCCTGGGGGTTCATGCCGGCCGCCGGTTCGTCAAGGAGCAGCAGGAAGGGCTCGGTGGCCAGGGCCCTGGCGATCTCCAGTCGTCGTTGGGCACCATATGACAGATTTTTGGCAAACTCACCGGCGAGGTGGGCAAGGCCGACCTTTTCGAGGATGGCATAGCTCATTTCGACAATCTGCTGCTCTTCCCGGCGGGTGGCGGCATTGCGCAGGATGGCGCCGACGATGAAGGCCTTGGTCCGGCAATGTCTGCCGATCATGACGTTTTCCAGGACGGTCATCTGGGAAAACAGGCGGATATTCTGGAAGGTCCTGGCCAGACCCTTTTCCGTTACCTGATTCGGTTTCAGCCCCTTCAGGTTGATACTTTTGGAACTATCGGGTGGGGTGAGGACCAGCTCACCGGCTGTTGGCGTGTAGATGCCGGTGAGGCAGTTGAAAAAGGTGGTCTTGCCGGCCCCGTTCGGTCCGATGAGCGCCACGATCTCGCCGGCACGGACATTGAGGTCGAGCCTGTCGAGGGCGCGAATGCCCCCGAAATCCATGGTGAGACCGCTGATGTTGAGTATTGGCGTGGTATCCGTTTCCATTAGCGAGGTTTGCCGGCAGGTGCCGGTTTTTCAAATTTATAGGTTCTGCGAATGCTGGCAATGAGTCCCTGCGGCCGGAACACCATCATCGCCACAAGGATGGCGCCAAAGGCGAGCATCCGGTACTGTGACAGCTCGCGCAGGTATTCCGGGAGGAGGATGAGGATCAGGGCGGCAAGGATGACTCCGACGATTGAGCCCATGCCGCCAAGGACGACAATGGCCAGGATGATCGCCGACTCCAGGAAGGTAAAGCTGGCCGGGTTGATGAAGGTGGTCTTGGCGGCGAAGACCACGCCGATGATCCCGGCCCAGAAGGCCCCGAGGGAGAATGCCACCAGCTTGGTCTTGCGTTTGTCGATGCCCATTGCCTGACAGGCGATTTCGTCTTCGCGCAGGGCGATCCAGGCCCGGCCAAGACGGGAATCCTGCAGGCGGTTGACGATGAAGATGGTAGCGATTACAAAGAGAACCATCAGGTAGTAACTATAAATGATCGCCGAATCGAGGCTCAGTTCGATGCCGAAGAGACCGGGGCGGGCAATATTGGAAATCCCGCTCGGACCCTTGGAAAATTCCCCCCAGTTCTCGAGGATCAGACGGATGATCTCGCCGAACCCGAGGGTGACGATGGCCAGATAATCGCCGCGCAGGCGGAGGACCGGAAAACCAAGGAGAATGCCGAACAGCGCGGCGAGTCCGCCGCCGATGGGCAGCACCGCCCAGAAGCCGAGGCCGAAATGATGGTTGAGCAGGGCGTAGGAATAGGCGCCGACGGCATAAAAGGCGACGTAGCCGAGGTCAAGCAGGCCGGCCATGCCGACGACGATATTCAGACCAAGGCCGAGGACGACGTACATCAGGGCGGTGGTCATGACGGTGGTCTGGTACGACGAGGAAAAGGTCGGAAAGGCCACTGCCACGGCGAGCAGGATGCCGCCGAGCAGGTATTTTTGTTTCTGGTCCTGCAGGATGCGGTGGATGAAGGATTCCTGTTCGCCGGTATCATCGCTGGCGCCAGCCTTTTTCGACGCCGCTTTATGACGCAAGGCCAGCTGGACGAGCAGATAGATGAAAAACACCCCGCCGGCGACGAAGAGGGCGTTTTGCCACCGCCAGGTGACGGTTCCTTCCACCGGGTTGACCTTGATCACCATGATCGGGAAGGTCAAAGCGGCAAACCAGAGAGAAAGCAGCAGGCCCCTCAGTGTGTGTTTCAACGGCGACATGGTTTTCCTCCCTTCAAACCTTTTTGGTTTCCGCCTTTCCGAGCAGGCCGGACGGCTTGAAAATGAGAATGATGACCAAGAGGGAGAAGGCGAAGACATCCTCATAATCACTGGAAACGTAGCCGGTGGCAAAACTCTCCGTCAGTCCGAGAACGAGTGCGCCGAGGACTGCTCCGGGGATCGAGCCGATGCCGCCGAGCACCGCCGCGGTAAAGGCCTTGATGCCGGCGAGAAATCCGATAGAAAAATTGATCTGGCCGATATGCGAGGCGATCAGCAGTCCTCCCACCGCGGCCAGTGCCGAGCCGATGATGAAGGTCGCGGAAATTATCTTGTTGACATCAATGCCGAGCAGCATCGCCATGGTCCTGTCCTGGGCGGTCGCCCGCATGGCCTTGCCGATCTTGGTCCCTTTGATCAGGACAGTCAGGGCGATCATGATGATGGTGGTGGTAAGCAGAATAACCAGATCGGTGGAGCCGATGATATGGGCAATCGGTTCCATAAAGGGGAAGTCCGGGATCAGGGTTGGGAATGGCAGAAAATCGGGGGTCTGGGCAAGCAGGACATAGTTCTGCAGAAAGATTGACATGCCGATGGCGCTGATCAGGGGCGACAGCCGAGGCGCATGGCGCAAGGGTTTATAGGCAATTCTTTCGACGGTGTAGCCATAGGCACTGGACCACACCACCGCCGCGAGTCCCGCCAGGACGACGATGGCTAAAAGTGGAAAACCATAGATGGTCAGCACCGTCGCGACAATATAGGCGGTAAAGGCGCCGATCATATAGATCTCGCCGTGGGCGAAGTTGATCAGGCCGATAATGCCGTAGACCATGGTATAGCCCAGGGCGATCAGGGCATAAATGGCACCGCGGGTCAGTCCGCTGCAGAGTAGCTCGATGAAATAATCCATAGTCCGGGCTATATAAAAAAGAACCTGAAGCAGACGGTCGGCGGGAATTGCACCGTCTGCTTCAGGCAACGGAAAAACACTGTGAGAAAACTACTTCAACTCGATAAACTTGCCGTCTTTAACCTGATAGACGGAGAAGCCGACACCGATGGCGTCACCTTTCTCGTTGAAAGATATGCTGCCGAGCGGGGTATCGACCTTTTCAGTCTGTAAGACCTTTTTCAAGGCGGCCAGGTCGGTGGAGCCGGCCTTGTCGATGGCATTGACCAGGGCCAGCGTCGCCGCATAGGCATTCTCGAAGAAGGAACCGGGGTCGGTGCCAAAGGCCTTTTTATGTTCGTCTTTGGCCTGGATGGACAGTGGATTCTTGGTGGTATCCATCGGACCGGAGGCATAGGCACCCTCGGCGTCGGCACCGGCGACACTGATAAAGGTATCGACCTTGACGCCATCATCGGAGATGAAGGCAGTTGTCATACGTTTTTTCTTCATCATGCTGACGATCTTCGAGGCCTCCGGGTGATAGCCGCCAAAAATTACCGCCTGGGCGTCCTTTTGCTTGATCTTCTGGACGATGGCCGAATAATCGACGGCACCGGGGGTTACACCCTCAAAGAGTACCACCTGGGCCTTGCCGGATTTTTCAATGAACGACTTGGCAAACTCAGCGAGGCCCTTGCCATAGTCACCCTTATCGTGGACCAGGGCGATCTTGGTGAAGCCCAGTTTGTTGAGGGCGAATTCCACATCAACCTTGGCCTGGGTGTCGTCCGGGGCAATGGTCCGGAAGAAGTTCGGATACTCGCCGCTATATGTCAGGTCCGGGCTGGTCGAAGAAGGGGAAATAACGAGGATGTTGGCATTCTTGTAGATCGGCAGTGCCGCCTTGGTCGGGCCGGAACAGATATGGCCAATGATCACCTCGGCGCCCTGGGAAACCAGCTTTGTCGCTGAGTTTGTGGCTACTTCCGGCTTGCAGACATCGTCTTCGATGAGCAGCTCGATCTTCTTGCCCTTGATCCCGCCTTTGGCGTTGACCTGGTCGACAACCAGCTTGGCGGCATTGACGGTCGGCAGACCATAGGTGGCGAGGTCGCCGCTGTGTGCCCCGGCCACACCGATCTTGATGGTATCGCCGGACATTGCTGGGATTGGTGCTGAAAAGGTCAGCATCAGCGCCATCGCCGCAACCATCTTTCCGCTTTGTATCAGTTTCATGTTTCCTCCATCGGAAAAGTGACATTTTTGCCCCGCCCCATTTTCGCTGTAAGGCGTCCTGCTACGGGAAAAAGACGGGTAGAAAACCCCAAAAATTGCTAGATGTCTTTTACGCGTCCTTGCGCGAAATTGAAAGTGAAAAAGCTTATTGGCAGACAATTCTCAACAATCATTCTCACAATGGTACATAATCGAAAAGGGGAGTGTTGGTAATATTCAGATTTTATTCAGTAAATGGTGGATGTTTGCCTTTTTCCATACAGTTTTGGATATGGCCTTCAACAGCTTCTCGGAAGTTTTTCTCAAGCTCTTCAAAGCTGTGACCTTTATAGAGGAGATCTTCGTCGATGAAGAGAATCTTGCCGTACAAAGAATAATCTCGGGTATCTACCTCAATAGTGCCGTGATATCCCTTATGAACTATGGTTTTCTGTGCCAAAACGGGTCTCCATGCTGTTGTTGATGTGTTGTGTCGTGGTCAGAGTAGGCCACCCCAAAAAGCATTTTTTAATCCCTGTGCGGGCCTTAGTAATGAGGGGGCGGCGGCTCCTGGCCTTCTGGTAAATGGTCTGAGGCGGCCTCGAGCATTGCCAGGACTTGCCGGAGATGCTCTTCAATCCGGTCGAGCTGTCTCTGCTGGTCGATGATCACCTCATTGAGGCTATCGACCAATCGCTCCTGATGGGCGAATTTTTCCTCAAGAATCTGCATGCGTACGGTGATGTCGTCTGGCATTGCCCACGGGCTGCTGGTTGATTTTTGTTGCTGGGTGCCGGATTGCAGCGGCTATCCGGTCACCTTCCCCGGCGGGAAACTATAGTAACCCTTTCCGGCAAAAGGCAAGGAAATATTTTTTGCCGCGGGGGTACCGGGGGAAGTGCCATTGCTTGTGAATTCCCGGTAAAAGGTGTAAGGGATAAGGCCAAAATCCCTTGTTTCCGGAGCCTGTCGTGATTGTCCTTAACTCACTTTTCCCCATATTCGTCCTTCTCCTCTTCGGTGCGGTACTCAAGCGCCGGGGACTGACCGATACGCTTTTTCTCAACACCTCCGACCGGCTCATCTACTATTTCTTTTTCCCCCTCATGCTGTTCTGGAAGATCGGCGGGGCATCGCTTGACCAAGGGATCGACTGGGATTTTTGCCTGGCCTGCCTCTCGGCCCTGCTGGCCATGTATGTGCTCAGCACCCTGGTCATCAAACTTTTGCCCATCTCCGATTTTCAGGCCGGTTCCTTTTCCCAGAGCTGCTACCGCTTCAACACCTATATTGGAGTCGCGGTCATTCTCAACAGCCTTGGGGCGGAAGGGGTGAAGTATTTCGGTATCATGATCGGCTTCTCCATTCCGCTCATCAATTTGTTCGCCGTTTCCACCTGCATCTGGTTTTCCGGTGTCAATGTCGGCCTGCGCCGGCGGATCATCATAGTCGGCCGGTCGCTGATATCCAATCCGCTGATTCTCGGGTGCCTGGCAGGTATTGTCTATTCGCGGCTGTTCGGCAGTTTCCCGGTGTTCATCAATAACGCCCTCAGCCTGATCTCCTCGGTGGCCCTGCCACTGGCCCTGATCTCCATCGGCGGCAGCCTGTCCTTTGCCGGGGTTAGAGGCAATCTTGGACCTGCGCTTCTGGCAGCGGTCTTGAAACTGGCGGTGTTGCCGGCACTCGGCTGGGTGTTCTTTGCCCTCTTTAACGTTACCGGCCTGCCGTTCAAGGTGGGCATGATCTTCCTTGCCCTGCCCGCCTCAACCGCCATCTATGTTTTGTCCTCGCAGATGCGCAGCGATACCAATCTCGCTTCCGCGTCAATCGTCCTCTCCACTGTTCTTTCCTTCATCTCCCTTTCGGTTGCCTTGCTTCTTTGATCTGCTGTTTTCCATGTATGCAATACTCGGTTGTTTTATCCTGGAAAGGGCTTGGCCGAGGGCGTACGGACCGATGTGTCGTTCGGTAAAAGGTATTTAAATCAATACTATTTCTCATCCGGGGACTGGCTCTTCATGACAATGGGATATATAATTGCAGGAGGTGAGGGGGAAGCGGAGGCAGCCGATTGCAATAGCGGCAACAGACGGTTCCGGAAAACATGGAGGAGCGCAAAATGAGAGGCACATACGAGGCATTTATCCTGGTAAAGGTGAAGGACGGTCGGCAATATGTATGCGCTCTCAACAGGCGCCAGAAGAAGGACCGAGATACTTTTGACCAGCTCAGCTGGCGGCAAAAACAGGAGTATCTACAGACTCAGGTGGTCTGGAATTGACCTGTAGGCAGGTCGGACGGCAAAAGGGCCTTTCCCCGGAGGAGCGGGGAAAGGCCCTTTTTTGTTGGTATCTACGAGCTGCACGACAGCATTGAGCAGCCGGCACGGTTACGCGCCCACTCCGGGCGCTTTCCGGCGTAATGCTCTTTGTCCGGTTGTTCGTCGTAGGGATGACGCAGCACATCGAGGAGTTCAGCCACCAGGGCGTAATCGCCGCCTTCCGCTTTATCGATGGCCAGCTGGGCAAGGTAGTTGCGGAAGACATACTTGGGGTTGACGGCATTCATCCGCAGCCGCCGGTCTTCGTCGCTGCCACGGTCGCTGCGCCGCCGGCTGAGATAGGTGTTCAGCCATGTGACCATTTTTGCCCTATATGCCCCGTCGGCTGCCTCCGGCTGATAATAGGCGTCAAGGAGGACCGCCGGCAGATTGTCGCCGTCCCGGATCACCAGGTCTGACGGCAGGGCGGCGAGCCTTCGAAAGAAAATGGTCATATCGGTCTCGACTAACGGGAGGATCTCCACCAGATCCTTGATGATCCGGTCGTCGGTTGCCCCATCGAATCCGGTCAACCCGAGTTTTGCCGCCATCATCTCGTTCCAGCCGCGCAGAAAGAGGTTGTTGTATTCGACCAGAGCCTCCTGAAGGGGCTCGACGCTGCCCACCAGGGGGTAGATGGCCTGGGCCAGCTGCAGGAGGTTCCACTGGCCGATATGTGGCTGATTGTTAAAACTGTAGCGGTGGCCTTGCGCATCGGTGGTATTCGGCGTCCAGTCGGGATCAAAACCCTCCAGCCAACCATACGGGCCGTAGTCGATGGTCAGGCCGAGGATCGACATATTGTCGGTATTCATGACCCCGTGGACAAAGCCGACCCGCATCCAGTGGACGATCATCGCCGCGGTTGTCCGGCAGATCTCGGTAAACCATGTGGCGTAGGTCGTCGGTGACGGGGGACCGAGGTCTGGAAAATCGGTGCGAATGGTGTAATCGGCCAGTTGCCGCAGCAGGGCTGTTTCACCACGGGCGGCAAAGATCTCGAAATTTCCGAACCTGAGAAAGGATGGAGCGACCCGGCAGACCACCGCCCCCGGCTCATTCTTCGGGTGGCCGTCATAAAACATGTCGCGGAGCACCGGCTCGCCGGTGGCGATGACGCTGAGGGCCCGGGTGGTGGGTATTCCGAGGTGGTGCATTGCCTCGCTGCAGAGAAATTCGCGAATCGACGAACGGAGGACGGCCAGACCATCTCCGCGACGCGAATAGGGGGTGAGTCCCGCCCCCTTCAGCTGCAGGACCCAGCGCTCACCGCGATGGTTGACGACCTCGCCGAGGTTGATCGCCCGGCCGTCGCCCAGCTGCCCGGCCCAGCTGCCGAATTGATGGCCGCCGTAGCACATGGCCAGGGGATCCATACCGGGAAGAACTTTGTTGCCGGAAAAGACCGCGGTGAAATCCGTGGACAGGCAGGCCGCTTCATCCAGGTCGATTGCCGTTGCTACTTCACGGCTGTAGGCGACCAGTTTCGGGGCTGCCACCCTGGCCGGTATCACCCGTGAATAACAGGCTCCCTCCACCTGGCGGCAAAAATTGCCGGTTTGCCGATCGGCCGGCAACTCACGGGCAAAGCGGTTATCAAAGGTCAAAGATTCAAGGGTAGTGTGGTGGATCGGCATATTCATTTGCTCTTCCTTACGGTGACAATGGCGATTATTAAAGCTGAGTTGAGCAGCTTGTCTGCTCAAACGAAACTTATGCCCTTGTGGTATAAAAATCCTAGAGAAGGCTCTCTTTGCCAGCGGAATTATACGGCAAGACTCTAAGCATGCCACGGAGTGGTATCAAGGTTACCTGTTACCGGAAATCACTGGCAGTCTTGGCATGGTTCGCTCCCGTGCCGTTCCGGAAAGGGTTGCCACAATCCGTAACAAGAGGTATTTATTGTAAAGGTGGGCGGAATTCCGGTGGGTTTGCAAGCGAGTGCCGCTTGTCAAGTGTGTCTTTTCGATGTTGCCGGCTGCCCGGAATGCACTTTCCGGAAGATGATCGTACCTGGTGTGAATATCCTGATTGATGGCCTTTATGGGGATGGCGGAGGAGTTGCGTAAACGATGATCGTTCGAATTTTTGTTGCCGTTTTCGCCTCTCTGGTCGGTGGACTCAGCTACCTGACCGGACTGGCAAAATTGATGACCGCCTTTCTTCTCGGCTTCGGGGCGGTGTGTTCCCTGCTGCTCGGGGTCTTGTTTACCATGCCGGTCAACGCCGACCGGCTTTTTTTGCCGGTTTATGAGCGGGTTCCCGCCTGGCCGTATTTCGTGATAGCCGTAATTCTAGCTGGGATGGTCGCGGTGCTTTTTCTGGCGAAGGCAAAGCCCGCCGAAGCGGAGGAAGTCTCGGTTGTTCACTTCAAATACCTGTTCGGCGCTGTCGTCGGCTATCTGGTCAGCATGTTTGCCTCGTCGGTATACTGGTTTCCGTCCGATGCGGTGCGACGGACAGCCGACACGGCGGCGTTGACCTCCGAGGTGCTTTTTGGTACCTCGCTGTTTTTGGTTGGAGTGGCTATTTCCTGCGGGCTTTTTTACCGGGCCTCAAAGGGCGGTTCCGAACGCCATCCCGATCTTATGCGTCGTTTTGTCCTTGGCCTCTTTGCCTTTTTTCAACTCGACAAGATGCCGCTTCTTGTCGCCTACCTGCTCATCTACTCGCCGGAGACCGAGGTGATCTTTCCCCATATCGCCGCCCTGGCCCTTTCTTCCTACATCCCCGTAGGCCTTTTTCTTCTCATGACAACCCGGGATTCGCGGGCTATGTAAGTTTTGTCCCTTGGCAGGCAGCTGTTGCCTGTGGCTTATGGAACAGCAGGTTTTGGTGCAAAGAGACCAATGACCTTGTCGAGTTTGTCGGCGATTGCCGCCAGGGCAATGGCTGCCGGCGCGGTGGGATACAGCTCGCAGATCGGCAGGTAGGATTTGAGGGCCTCGTCGATTTTTCCGTCTTCGGGGATATTACCAAGCTCGGGGATGTCTATGCCGAGGTATTTTGTCACCATCTTGCGGAGCTTGCTTTTATTGACGCTGCCGCCATCGCTGTCACGGTTGACAATCAGCAGGGGGTGAAAGTAGCGCAGGCTTTCCTGGGCCGTTTCCCGCGCCCCTTCCCTTGTCTGTTCGGCCAGGTCGAGGACCTCGGTGAGGGTCTTGAAACTATGGGATTTTAAGGCGGTGCCGACATCGCTTTGCGACAGGAAGGAGCTCAGCATCTTCCGAACCGTTGCCAGCTGCAGGAAGGTATACATGTCCATAATCGATGTGGGATCGGGCAGGGTGACGCAGATCTGTAGGTCAGAAAACATAAAGAAATCAAGAGCATGGTAGCCGGTGCCGGCACCTACGTCGAGGAGCAGGACATCCGCCTCAATCGCTGTCAGGGCGCGGAGCAGTCTTTGTTTTTCCTGATAGCTGATATTGGCGGTCTGCAGGGTGTTGCCGGTTCCGGGAATGAACTGCAGGCCGTTGAAGGAATAGAAGGTGTGCACGACATCGGCAAGGGAATCGACCTTTCTGGTGAGAAAGTCGGTAAGTGTCCTCTTCGGATCAAAGAGTCCGAGCAGGACATGGGCATCGGCGCCACCCAGATCGAGATCGACCAGGCAGACCTTCTTGCCCATTTTCGCGAGCATTAAGGCAAGGTTGACCATGACAACGGTCTTTCCGGTGCCGCCCTTTCCTGATCCTATTGAAATTGAAACCGACATATCCTCATAGACTCCCGTGAATGGTTGTGCTCAGCCATTGGTAAAAGGCCGGCTCGCTGGCGTTGCGGCTCCTAATTTTTCTGCCGTCGCAGGCGGATGGCGTAAATCCGCCGCGCCTGGGAAAGCACTGTTTTCAGTTCGGTACTGGTTCCCGGCATGGCACTCCACAGTTCCCAACCCTCTTTGGAGCGGAGAACCATCTTGCCATTTTCTAAAGACAAAACCGTATCTTCTAGGAAATCAGCAGGTTCCTCGCGGGGCGGCGCCGGAGGTGGCGTGGGCACCGGTTTCCGGTTCTGGATACAGGCGGGGCAGAGCTCTCTGTCGTCTTTTCCGAAGAGATTGAGCACTCCTCCGCAGTCTTTACAAAATTGCATGCCGTCCTCGCCGACGGGGATGGGGGCAGCTTGTGCATCTGCCGGTCGATCTTCAGTTTCGCTATAAATTGTATCAAAGAAAAGTTGCCGCGTCACTTTTTCGGCAAAAAAGAGCCGACGCCGGGGGGCATTTCACCGGCATTCGATTTCTTCTCGGTAGCTTCTGTGGGAATATTTAGAACGTGTAAGGAAATAAGGTCATGTTTTTTAGATATTTTCTTACGGCTCCTTGTTCCGTAACTCAGGATTTGGCGGGAGGTGCGAATTATTTCTTCGATTTTGAGTGCAGGGTAATTCGTTCGACCACCTTTTGATAATAATCGCTTTGTTCGGCGATATTGACCGGCGAGGAGCGTTGGGCATCTATCTTCATGAGCAGGACGTTGAGCTTTTTCATCTGCTTGAGCCGTTCATGTTCATCCTCGGTGCAGGCGATGAGGTCTTCAAGTTTTTTCACCTCTTTGCGTTGCTCAATTTCCGGCGGCAGAAATCCGGCGTTTTTGAGGATTTTATAGGCCATTTTCAGGTCGTCAGGAACAAAACGGTCGTCATCAAGGGGAAGGGGTTTGTTTTTCCATTTCGGCGAGTTCAGATCACGCTCCTGCATGGCCTGGGCAATTTTCTGTTCAGCAATAAAGGACAACGGATCCATGGTGTCTCCAATGGGTTTCCGGGGGATATAGGGTTATGGCTATCAGCGCAGCACGCCCTGCAGCCACCTGGAGATGTCGTCTATCTGTTCCGGGCAGACCGAGTGCTCCATGGGGTAGCTTTGGTAGCTGACCCGGTAGCCTTCCTCCTTCAAGCGACCGGCTGCCTTTTTACCGAGGACCTCGGGGACAATTTTATCGTAGGTGCCGTGATGGATGGCAATGGGGATTGCTTTGTTAGCCGGGCTGAAGGTCAGTACCTCGACGGTGGCCAGGTAGGTGGACATCGCCAGCAGGCCGCCAAGAGGTGCTGGGTGGCTGAGTGCCAGGTGGTAGGCAACCGCCCCTCCTTGGGAAAAGCCGGCGATTACCAGCCGTTTCGAGGCGATGCCGCGGGCAAGCTCCCGGTCGACAAAGCCGCCAATGGCCTTTACCGAGGCGAGGATTCCCGGCAGGTCAACCTTGCGGTCGATCTGCATCTCAAAGACATCGTACCAGGCGGGCATGACAAAGCCACCATTGACGGTTACCGGCATGCTCGGGGCATGGGGAAAGATAAAGCGTATGGCCAGTTCTTTTGGCAGGCGCAGCTGACTGACGATCGGAGCAAAATCGTTGCCGTCCGCGCCCAGGCCGTGCAGCCAGATAACCGCACTGTCGGGATTGGGCCGGGTTTCCATTTCAATGGCCGGTAAGAGTGTCATTGGCTCCTCCTGTGATGGGCAGTAAGTGTTAAATGTCCTCATGGTAGCATATCTTGCGCTTGTTTAGCCAGCTTTTCCAGAACCCTTTGCCGGTA
Proteins encoded in this region:
- a CDS encoding P-loop NTPase — its product is MSVSISIGSGKGGTGKTVVMVNLALMLAKMGKKVCLVDLDLGGADAHVLLGLFDPKRTLTDFLTRKVDSLADVVHTFYSFNGLQFIPGTGNTLQTANISYQEKQRLLRALTAIEADVLLLDVGAGTGYHALDFFMFSDLQICVTLPDPTSIMDMYTFLQLATVRKMLSSFLSQSDVGTALKSHSFKTLTEVLDLAEQTREGARETAQESLRYFHPLLIVNRDSDGGSVNKSKLRKMVTKYLGIDIPELGNIPEDGKIDEALKSYLPICELYPTAPAAIALAAIADKLDKVIGLFAPKPAVP
- a CDS encoding DUF1992 domain-containing protein, which produces MDPLSFIAEQKIAQAMQERDLNSPKWKNKPLPLDDDRFVPDDLKMAYKILKNAGFLPPEIEQRKEVKKLEDLIACTEDEHERLKQMKKLNVLLMKIDAQRSSPVNIAEQSDYYQKVVERITLHSKSKK
- a CDS encoding alpha/beta hydrolase is translated as MTLLPAIEMETRPNPDSAVIWLHGLGADGNDFAPIVSQLRLPKELAIRFIFPHAPSMPVTVNGGFVMPAWYDVFEMQIDRKVDLPGILASVKAIGGFVDRELARGIASKRLVIAGFSQGGAVAYHLALSHPAPLGGLLAMSTYLATVEVLTFSPANKAIPIAIHHGTYDKIVPEVLGKKAAGRLKEEGYRVSYQSYPMEHSVCPEQIDDISRWLQGVLR